In Carassius gibelio isolate Cgi1373 ecotype wild population from Czech Republic chromosome B19, carGib1.2-hapl.c, whole genome shotgun sequence, one DNA window encodes the following:
- the apoa4a gene encoding apolipoprotein A-IV a, with the protein MKVLAVFVIAVFTGCHASMLWQDESVPSMDMVKNAFWHYVSQATLTADDTLQTIRNSELGQEINDRISQSADAINKYTLAIQSQVTPLTQTLMAKLSQEADRLKLRLEQEMTSVQSQLKPYVDEIRSDIEEQVERLKKDAAPFAEALNSEALRSALVQGAEELKAKVERSLMEMGPQTEELKQKLDQHFLEFQMSMSPLAQTFQSQLAQRSQELQKTLAPYSEELSKLDPYAQDLKAQLTALWESFAKNKQS; encoded by the exons ATGAAGGTCCTTGCAGTGTTCGTCATTGCAGTTTTCACTG GTTGTCATGCCAGTATGTTGTGGCAGGACGAGTCAGTCCCCAGTATGGATATGGTGAAAAACGCTTTCTGGCATTACGTGTCTCAGGCAACCCTCACAGCTGACGACACCCTGCAGACGATCCGAAACTCAGAACTGGGTCAAGAAATCAA TGACAGGATCTCTCAAAGTGCAGATGCCATCAACAAATACACCCTGGCCATTCAAAGTCAAGTGACTCCTTTGACTCAAACCCTGATGGCCAAACTTTCCCAAGAAGCAGATCGCCTGAAACTGCGCCTGGAACAGGAAATGACATCTGTGCAGTCCCAGCTCAAGCCTTATGTTGATGAGATCAGAAGTGATATTGAGGAGCAGGTTGAGCGGCTGAAGAAGGATGCAGCTCCATTTGCAGAGGCCCTGAACTCTGAGGCCCTGAGATCTGCTCTGGTCCAGGGGGCCGAGGAGCTGAAGGCCAAGGTGGAAAGAAGTTTGATGGAGATGGGTCCTCAAACCGAGGAGCTGAAGCAGAAACTGGACCAGCACTTTTTGGAGTTTCAGATGAGCATGTCACCATTAGCCCAAACCTTTCAGAGTCAGCTGGCCCAGAGAAGTCAGGAGCTCCAGAAGACTCTGGCTCCCTATTCAGAGGAGCTCAGCAAACTGGATCCATACGCCCAGGACCTGAAGGCCCAGTTAACAGCTCTCTGGGAGTCCTTTGCCAAGAACAAGCAGTCTTAA
- the tomm40l gene encoding mitochondrial import receptor subunit TOM40B encodes MGSVLAASAPSPPAPGPGGAGLVSVPPGFTMPSVSPISAPGSSTSGLQETEPPLSNPGGFEECHRKCKEVFPVQMEGVRLTVNKGLSNHFQVNHTVLLSTLADSSYRFGATYVGTKQTGPAEAFPVIVGDMDNTGSLNAQIIHQIADRVRSKFAFQTQQQKFVNWQGDAEFKGEDFTAAVTFGNPDVLVGSGIVIAHYLQSVTPSLALGGELVYHRRPGEEGTVMSLAGRYTGSNFIATLTLGGAGAHGSYYHKANDQLQVGVEFEASTSMQDTSVSFGYQLDVPKADLVFKGSLDSNWVVGATLEKKLQPLPLSLALCAFLNHRKSKFQCGFGITIG; translated from the exons ATGGGCAGTGTGTTGGCTGCCAGTGCCCCCAGCCCTCCTGCCCCAGGGCCAGGTGGAGCAGGTTTGGTGTCAGTACCTCCAGGATTCACGATGCCCTCCGTCTCTCCCATCTCTGCGCCTGGCAGCTCTACATCCGGGCTCCAGGAGACCGAACCTCCTCTTTCAAACCCCGGTGGCTTTGAAGAGTGCCACCGCAAATGCAAAG AGGTGTTTCCTGTGCAGATGGAGGGTGTTAGACTAACAGTGAACAAGGGCTTGAGCAACCACTTCCAG GTCAACCACACAGTGTTGTTAAGCACTCTAGCAGATTCCAGTTACAGGTTTGGAGCTACTTATGTGGGGACCAAACAAACAGGACCAGCAGAG gcctTTCCCGTCATAGTTGGTGACATGGACAACACAGGGAGCCTAAATGCACAGATTATTCATCAGATCGCAGACAGAGTGCGCTCGAAATTTGCATTCCAG ACTCAGCAGCAGAAGTTTGTGAACTGGCAAggagatgctgaattcaaaggaGAAGATTTCACTGCTGCTGTGACCTTCGGCAACCCAGACGTCTTGGTTGGGTCAG GAATTGTTATAGCTCATTATCTCCAGTCTGTCACTCCGTCGCTGGCATTAGGAGGAGAGCTGGTGTACCACCGACGGCCCGGAGAGGAGGGAACAGTCATGTCTCTGGCGGGCCGGTATACAG GCAGCAACTTTATCGCCACACTGACACTAGGAGGAGCCGGAGCTCATGGGTCGTATTACCACAAAGCCAATGATCAG TTGCAGGTTGGCGTGGAGTTTGAAGCAAGCACCAGTATGCAGGACACTAGTGTATCATTTGGATACCAACTGGACGTCCCCAAAGCTGATCTGGTCTTTAAAG GATCCTTAGACAGTAACTGGGTGGTTGGAGCCACGCTTGAAAAAAAGCTGCAGCCTCTGCCTCTGTCACTGGCCCTCTGCGCTTTCCTCAACCACAGAAAAAGCAAGTTCCAGTGTGGGTTTGGCATCACCATTGGTTAA
- the LOC127979470 gene encoding probable ATP-dependent RNA helicase DDX6 codes for MTTKMENSGPGVMGLNTHNRQHLGQPKASSQLGPQTASAQPGKEPMVTQKPANASQEGPGIRFGDDWKKSLQLPSKDNRVKTSDVTATKGNEFEDYCLKRELLMGIFEMGWEKPSPIQEESIPIALSGRDILARAKNGTGKSGAYLIPLLERIDIKKDHIQAIVIVPTRELALQVSQISIQISKHLGGVNVMATTGGTNLRDDIMRLDEKVHVVVATPGRILDLMKKGIAKVDKVQMMVMDEADKLLSQDFVVIIEDIIGFLSKNRQILLYSATFPISVQKFMAKHLQKPYEINLMEELTLKGITQYYAYVTERQKVHCLNTLFSRLQINQSIIFCNSTQRVELLAKKITQLGYSCFYIHAKMMQEYRNRVFHDFRNGLCRNLVCTDLFTRGIDIQAVNVVINFDFPKNAETYLHRIGRSGRFGHLGLAINLISAEDRFNLKTIEDQLITDIKPIPGSIDKSLYVAEFHSVDPDCEAEEPQRGEGSEAH; via the exons ATGACAACAAAGATGGAGAACAGTGGCCCGGGTGTCATGGGATTGAACACACACAACAGGCAGCATTTAGGACAGCCTAAAGCTTCCTCTCAATTAGGACCCCAAACTGCGAGTGCTCAGCCTGGAAAGGAGCCCATGGTGACCCAGAAACCAGCCAATGCATCTCAGGAAGGACCTGGTATCAG GTTTGGTGATGACTGGAAAAAAAGCCTACAGCTCCCTTCTAAGGACAATAGAGTCAAAACTTCT GATGTGACCGCAACCAAAGGGAATGAGTTTGAGGACTACTGTCTAAAAAGAGAGTTGCTGATGGGCATTTTTGAGATGGGCTGGGAAAAGCCATCCCCCATTCAG gagGAGAGTATTCCTATTGCCCTTTCTGGACGCGATATACTGGCTCGAGCCAAAAACGGGACCGGAAAGAGTGGTGCATACCTGATCCCCCTTCTGGAGAGAATTGACATAAAAAAGGATCATATCCAAG CCATTGTGATAGTTCCCACTCGTGAACTGGCTCTGCAGGTCAGTCAGATCAGTATTCAGATCAGCAAGCACCTCGGTGGGGTCAACGTCATGGCAACCACAGGTGGGACCAACCTGCGAGATGATATCATGCGCCTGGATGAGAAGG ttcatgTTGTTGTAGCAACACCTGGCAGAATTTTGGACTTGATGAAAAAGGGCATAGCCAAAGTGGATAAAGTTCAGATGATGGTTATGGATGAA GCTGATAAGCTGCTCTCTCAGGACTTTGTGGTTATTATTGAGGACATCATTGGTTTCCTTTCAAAGAACAGACAGATTCTGCTCTATTCAGCCACATTCCCCATCAGCGTACAGAAGTTTATG GCAAAGCATCTGCAGAAGCCCTATGAGATTAATCTGATGGAGGAACTGACCCTGAAAGGCATTACTCAGTACTATGCTTATgtcacagaaagacagaaagtccACTGCCTTAACACACTCTTCTCCAGG CTGCAGATAAATCAGTCCATCATCTTTTGTAACTCTACTCAGCGAGTGGAGCTTCTGGCCAAGAAGATCACGCAGCTGGGCTACTCCTGCTTCTACATTCATGCAAAGATGATGCAG GAATACAGAAACCGTGTTTTCCACGACTTCAGAAACGGGCTCTGCAGGAACCTTGTTTGCACAG ATTTATTCACTAGAGGCATCGATATCCAGGCGGTAAATGTGGTCATCAACTTTGACTTTCCCAAGAATGCAGAAACATACCTGCATCGCATCGGACGCTCAG GCAGGTTTGGACATCTGGGTTTGGCAATCAATCTCATTAGCGCTGAGGATCGCTTTAACCTGAAGACCATTGAGGACCAGCTGATCACGGACATAAAGCCCATTCCTGGCAGCATTGATAAGAGCCTGTATGTGGCAGAGTTTCACTCCGTGGACCCTGACTGTGAGGCAGAGGAGCCTCAGCGGGGTGAAGGGTCTGAAGCACATTAG
- the lipea gene encoding lipase, hormone-sensitive a yields the protein MDHKDVFAALQTVCLDVILALNGSRSKSSNADAIDRLLGVMRQIQEHGCAVEPLITGFTAVYHHFDLDAQTPGNGYRTLVKVVHSCVTHILQKARYIASNCSGAFFRMDHNTAEMEAYCSALCQLRALLYLAQILLHDNPHGQLYSQEEGGLRERFVQEYISMHKACFYGRCLGFQFSASLRPFLQTVVISMVSFGENYKKQQTGLGIAALSFFASGKYVVDPELRGAEFERITQNLDMQFWKTFWNLTETELLSSLTRISSTVVQVNVILTIPAVSLSLPLASDPSLSVSVNPPVAHWGPGPVKVRLISHALRQGQDSVELLALSRPEGPQLSLPGGFSRQTAPLSPILLIHFHGGGFVAQTSKSHESYLKSWSKDLNVPILSVDYSLAPEAPFPRALEECFYAYCWALKNCHLLGSTAERVCLVGESAGGNLCITVSMRAMSHGVRVPDGIVAAYPATLLTTDASPSRLLTLIDPLLPLSVLYKCIDAYAGSSCQSVQPARQIDTLAALGQDTVNLLTNFAQGATNWFQNLLEPKAAAAEASSSTIPSYGPSPSKSHSEEKPQEVYEYPENFEPLRSRCLVDLHTPCTPIMKNPFVSPLLAPDSLLQGLPPVHIVASALDALLDDSVMFAKKLRNMNQPVTLTVVEDLPHGFLSLVQLSKETQEASEICVKRIREVFKLEEPPADQRQPGPS from the exons ATGGATCATAAGGATGTATTCGCAGCATTGCAGACGGTATGTTTGGATGTCATCTTGGCTCTTAATGGATCCCGCAGCAAATCGTCAAATGCTGACGCCATTGATCGTCTGTTGGGGGTCATGAGGCAGATTCAAGAACATGGTTGTGCTGTTGAACCCTTGATTACTGGCTTTACTGCTGTCTATCACCATTTTGATTTGGATGCACAGACTCCTGGCAATGGATATCGGACCCTAGTCAAG GTGGTCCATTCCTGCGTCACCCACATACTTCAGAAGGCCCGTTACATCGCATCAAACTGCAGTGGAGCATTTTTTAGGATGGACCATAATACGGCGGAAATGGAAGCATACTGTAGTGCCCTTTGCCAGCTGCGGGCATTGCTTTACCTGGCACAGATATTACTCCATGACAATCCCCATGGTCAGCTCTATTCACAGGAGGAAGGGGGTTTAAGGGAGCGGTTTGTGCAAGAGTACATCTCCATGCACAAAGCTTGTTTTTATGGTCGCTGCTTGGGCTTTCAG TTTTCCGCCTCTCTCAGACCTTTTCTACAGACAGTGGTCATTAGTATGGTGTCCTTTGGTGAAAACTACAAGAAACAGCAGACTGGTTTAG GTATAGCTGCTCTTTCTTTCTTCGCATCTGGCAAATACGTGGTAGATCCTGAGTTGAGGGGGGCGGAGTTTGAGCGCATCACTCAAAATCTAGATATGCAGTTTTGGAAAACCTTTTGGAACCTTACCGAGACTGAGCTATTATCA AGTTTGACAAGGATTTCTTCCACTGTGGTGCAAGTGAATGTAATATTAACCATACCAGCTGTAAGTCTGAGTTTGCCTCTGGCCTCTGACCCCAGTCTCTCAGTCTCTGTGAATCCTCCAGTTGCACACTGGGGCCCTGGGCCAGTTAAAGTGCGCTTGATCTCACACGCACTCCGACAAGGACAG GACAGTGTGGAACTGTTGGCCCTTTCTCGTCCCGAGGGGCCTCAGCTCTCTCTGCCAGGGGGTTTCAGTCGTCAGACAGCTCCTCTTTCACCAATTCTGCTCATACACTTCCATGGTGGAGGCTTTGTTGCACAAACTTCAAAATCACATGAG AGTTACTTGAAGAGCTGGTCAAAGGATCTGAATGTGCCTATTCTCTCCGTGGATTACTCATTGGCTCCAGAGGCCCCGTTCCCCCGGGCTCTAGAAGAGTGTTTCTATGCCTACTGCTGGGCCTTAAAGAATTGCCACTTGCTGG GTTCGACTGCAGAGCGTGTTTGTTTGGTGGGAGAGAGTGCAGGCGGTAACTTGTGCATAACTGTCTCTATGAGGGCAATGTCTCACGGTGTACGAGTTCCTGACGGGATTGTGGCAGCCTACCCAGCAACTCTGCTAACCACAGACGCCTCGCCATCCAGACTGCTCACTTTAATCGACCCTCTGCTGCCTTTGAGTGTGCTCTACAAGTGTATCGATGCCTATGCTG GTTCGAGTTGTCAGTCAGTGCAACCAGCTCGGCAGATAGACACCTTGGCCGCTTTGGGACAGGACACAGTAAATTTGTTGACTAACTTTGCCCAAGGAGCGACAAATTGGTTTCAGAATTTATTAGAAccaaaagcagcagcagcagaagcatCCTCTTCAACCATACCATCATATGGTCCTTCACCTTCCAAGTCACATTCTGAAGAGAAACCACAGGAGGTCTATGAATACCCAGAAAACTTTGAACCACTCCGGTCTAGGTGTCTGGTGGATTTACATACACCTTGCACACCAATAATGAAGAACCCATTTGTCTCTCCTCTACTTGCTCCGGACAGTCTTCTCCAGGGGCTTCCACCAGTGCATATAGTG GCTTCTGCTTTGGATGCCTTGTtggatgattcagtgatgtttgCCAAAAAGCTTAGGAATATGAACCAGCCTGTGACGCTCACTGTTGTTGAAGACCTTCCCCATGGCTTCCTGAGCCTAGTACAGCTTTCTAAAGAAACCCAGGAAGCATCTGAAATATGTGTAAAACGAATCAGAGAAGTCTTCAAGCTAGAGGAACCACCTGCTGATCAGAGGCAGCCGGGACCCAGTTAG